Proteins encoded within one genomic window of Odocoileus virginianus isolate 20LAN1187 ecotype Illinois chromosome 2, Ovbor_1.2, whole genome shotgun sequence:
- the AK1 gene encoding adenylate kinase isoenzyme 1 isoform X2, with translation MEEKLKKTKIIFVVGGPGSGKGTQCEKIVQKYGYTHLSTGDLLRAEVSSGSARGKMLSEIMEKGQLVPLETVLDMLRDAMVAKVDTSKGFLIDGYPREVQQGEEFERRIAHPTLLLYVDAGPETMTKRLLKRGETSGRVDDNEETIKKRLETYYKATEPVIAFYEKRGIVRKVNAEGSVDSVFSQVCTHLDALK, from the exons ATGGAAG agaagctgaagaaaaccaagatcatcttTGTGGTGG GCGGGCCCGGTTCGGGGAAGGGCACCCAGTGTGAGAAGATTGTCCAGAAGTACGGCTACACCCACCTCTCCACCGGAGACCTCCTGCGGGCCGAGGTCAGCTCGGGCTCAGCTAGGGGCAAGATGCTGTCAGAAATCATGGAGAAGGGGCAGCTGGTGCCACTG GAGACAGTGTTGGACATGCTGCGGGATGCCATGGTGGCCAAAGTGGATACTTCCAAAGGCTTCTTGATCGACGGCTATCCCAGGGAAGTGCAGCAGGGGGAGGAGTTTGAGCGGAGG ATCGCACACCCCACGCTACTGCTGTATGTGGACGCCGGCCCTGAGACCATGACCAAGCGGCTCCTGAAGCGCGGAGAGACCAGCGGGCGTGTGGATGACAACGAAGAGACCATCAAGAAGCGTCTGGAAACCTACTACAAGGCCACAGAGCCCGTCATCGCCTTCTACGAGAAACGCGGCATTGTTCGCAAG GTCAACGCCGAAGGCTCTGTGGACAGTGTCTTCTCCCAGGTCTGCACCCACCTGGACGCCCTCAAGTAG
- the AK1 gene encoding adenylate kinase isoenzyme 1 isoform X1 has translation MGVCCSATDPRIMEDSRAREKLKKTKIIFVVGGPGSGKGTQCEKIVQKYGYTHLSTGDLLRAEVSSGSARGKMLSEIMEKGQLVPLETVLDMLRDAMVAKVDTSKGFLIDGYPREVQQGEEFERRIAHPTLLLYVDAGPETMTKRLLKRGETSGRVDDNEETIKKRLETYYKATEPVIAFYEKRGIVRKVNAEGSVDSVFSQVCTHLDALK, from the exons ATGGGGGTCTGCTGCTCGGCGACAGACCCCCGCATCATGGAAGACTCTAGAGCCAGAG agaagctgaagaaaaccaagatcatcttTGTGGTGG GCGGGCCCGGTTCGGGGAAGGGCACCCAGTGTGAGAAGATTGTCCAGAAGTACGGCTACACCCACCTCTCCACCGGAGACCTCCTGCGGGCCGAGGTCAGCTCGGGCTCAGCTAGGGGCAAGATGCTGTCAGAAATCATGGAGAAGGGGCAGCTGGTGCCACTG GAGACAGTGTTGGACATGCTGCGGGATGCCATGGTGGCCAAAGTGGATACTTCCAAAGGCTTCTTGATCGACGGCTATCCCAGGGAAGTGCAGCAGGGGGAGGAGTTTGAGCGGAGG ATCGCACACCCCACGCTACTGCTGTATGTGGACGCCGGCCCTGAGACCATGACCAAGCGGCTCCTGAAGCGCGGAGAGACCAGCGGGCGTGTGGATGACAACGAAGAGACCATCAAGAAGCGTCTGGAAACCTACTACAAGGCCACAGAGCCCGTCATCGCCTTCTACGAGAAACGCGGCATTGTTCGCAAG GTCAACGCCGAAGGCTCTGTGGACAGTGTCTTCTCCCAGGTCTGCACCCACCTGGACGCCCTCAAGTAG
- the ST6GALNAC6 gene encoding alpha-N-acetylgalactosaminide alpha-2,6-sialyltransferase 6 isoform X2: MKSNKEQRSAVFVILFALITILILYSSNSANEVFHYGSLQGRTRRPVNLRKWSLTDGYIPILGNKTLPSRCGQCVIVTSSSHLLGTKLGPEIERAECTIRMNDAPTTGYSADVGNKTTFRVVAHSSVFHVLRKPQEFVNRTPETVFIFWGPPNKMQKPQGSLVRIIQRAGLLFPNMEAYAISLSRMRQFDDLFRSETGRDREKSHSWLSTGWFTMVIAVELCDHVHVYGMVPPDYCSLRPHLQRMPYHYYEPKGPDECVTYIQNENSRKGNHHRFITEKRVFSSWAQLYGITFSHPSWT, encoded by the exons gagCAGCGGTCAGCAGTGTTCGTGATCCTCTTTGCCCTCATCACCATCCTCATCCTCTACAGCTCCAACAGTGCCAATGAGGTCTTTCATTATGGCTCCCTGCAGGGCCGGACACGCCGGCCTGTCAACCTCAGGAAGTGGAGCCTCACTGACGGATACATCCCCATTCTTGGCAACAAG ACGCTGCCCTCCAGGTGTGGCCAGTGTGTGATTGTCACCAGCTCCAGCCACCTGCTGGGCACCAAGCTGGGTCCTGAGATCGAGCGGGCCGAGTGCACAATCCGCATGAACGACGCACCCACTACGGGCTATTCGGCTGATGTGGGCAACAAGACCACCTTCCGCGTGGTGGCCCATTCCAGCGTATTCCATGTGCTGCGGAAGCCTCAGGAGTTTGTCAACCGGACCCCTGAAACTGTGTTCATCTTCTGGGGCCCCCCAAACAAGATGCAGAAgccccagggcagcctggtgCGCATCATCCAGCGGGCAGGCCTGCTGTTCCCCAACATGGAGGCCTATGCCATCTCCCTCAGCCGCATGCGCCAGTTTGACGACCTCTTCCGGAGTGAGACAGGCAGGGACAG GGAAAAGTCCCACTCGTGGTTGAGCACAGGCTGGTTCACCATGGTGATTGCGGTGGAGTTGTGTGACCACGTGCACGTCTATGGCATGGTGCCCCCCGACTACTGCAG CCTGCGGCCCCACCTGCAGCGTATGCCCTACCACTACTATGAGCCCAAGGGGCCAGACGAGTGTGTCACCTACATCCAGAACGAGAACAGCCGCAAGGGCAACCACCACCGCTTCATCACGGAGAAGAGGGTCTTCTCGTCCTGGGCCCAGCTGTACGGAATCACCTTCTCCCACCCCTCCTGGACCTAG
- the ST6GALNAC6 gene encoding alpha-N-acetylgalactosaminide alpha-2,6-sialyltransferase 6 isoform X3, with amino-acid sequence MEQRSAVFVILFALITILILYSSNSANEVFHYGSLQGRTRRPVNLRKWSLTDGYIPILGNKTLPSRCGQCVIVTSSSHLLGTKLGPEIERAECTIRMNDAPTTGYSADVGNKTTFRVVAHSSVFHVLRKPQEFVNRTPETVFIFWGPPNKMQKPQGSLVRIIQRAGLLFPNMEAYAISLSRMRQFDDLFRSETGRDREKSHSWLSTGWFTMVIAVELCDHVHVYGMVPPDYCSLRPHLQRMPYHYYEPKGPDECVTYIQNENSRKGNHHRFITEKRVFSSWAQLYGITFSHPSWT; translated from the exons ATG gagCAGCGGTCAGCAGTGTTCGTGATCCTCTTTGCCCTCATCACCATCCTCATCCTCTACAGCTCCAACAGTGCCAATGAGGTCTTTCATTATGGCTCCCTGCAGGGCCGGACACGCCGGCCTGTCAACCTCAGGAAGTGGAGCCTCACTGACGGATACATCCCCATTCTTGGCAACAAG ACGCTGCCCTCCAGGTGTGGCCAGTGTGTGATTGTCACCAGCTCCAGCCACCTGCTGGGCACCAAGCTGGGTCCTGAGATCGAGCGGGCCGAGTGCACAATCCGCATGAACGACGCACCCACTACGGGCTATTCGGCTGATGTGGGCAACAAGACCACCTTCCGCGTGGTGGCCCATTCCAGCGTATTCCATGTGCTGCGGAAGCCTCAGGAGTTTGTCAACCGGACCCCTGAAACTGTGTTCATCTTCTGGGGCCCCCCAAACAAGATGCAGAAgccccagggcagcctggtgCGCATCATCCAGCGGGCAGGCCTGCTGTTCCCCAACATGGAGGCCTATGCCATCTCCCTCAGCCGCATGCGCCAGTTTGACGACCTCTTCCGGAGTGAGACAGGCAGGGACAG GGAAAAGTCCCACTCGTGGTTGAGCACAGGCTGGTTCACCATGGTGATTGCGGTGGAGTTGTGTGACCACGTGCACGTCTATGGCATGGTGCCCCCCGACTACTGCAG CCTGCGGCCCCACCTGCAGCGTATGCCCTACCACTACTATGAGCCCAAGGGGCCAGACGAGTGTGTCACCTACATCCAGAACGAGAACAGCCGCAAGGGCAACCACCACCGCTTCATCACGGAGAAGAGGGTCTTCTCGTCCTGGGCCCAGCTGTACGGAATCACCTTCTCCCACCCCTCCTGGACCTAG
- the ST6GALNAC6 gene encoding alpha-N-acetylgalactosaminide alpha-2,6-sialyltransferase 6 isoform X4, whose translation MKSNKEQRSAVFVILFALITILILYSSNSANEVFHYGSLQGRTRRPVNLRKWSLTDGYIPILGNKGKVPLVVEHRLVHHGDCGGVV comes from the exons gagCAGCGGTCAGCAGTGTTCGTGATCCTCTTTGCCCTCATCACCATCCTCATCCTCTACAGCTCCAACAGTGCCAATGAGGTCTTTCATTATGGCTCCCTGCAGGGCCGGACACGCCGGCCTGTCAACCTCAGGAAGTGGAGCCTCACTGACGGATACATCCCCATTCTTGGCAACAAG GGAAAAGTCCCACTCGTGGTTGAGCACAGGCTGGTTCACCATGGTGATTGCGGTGGAGTTGTGTGA